In a single window of the Methanolobus psychrophilus R15 genome:
- a CDS encoding translation elongation factor 1B (aEF-1B) codes for MGDVAATIRIMPVSVDTDLKALKDKLVAALPEGAEFGTSREDPIAFGLKAIMMVVLVGDLEGGTEKVEEALAAVEGVESVTVTEVGRPV; via the coding sequence ATGGGAGATGTAGCAGCAACTATCAGGATCATGCCGGTATCCGTGGACACCGACCTTAAAGCGCTTAAGGATAAGCTGGTCGCAGCTCTGCCTGAAGGTGCAGAATTTGGCACTTCCAGGGAAGACCCCATTGCTTTTGGCCTGAAGGCCATAATGATGGTGGTTCTTGTAGGCGACCTTGAAGGCGGCACCGAGAAGGTCGAAGAGGCTCTTGCAGCTGTCGAAGGCGTCGAGAGCGTAACGGTCACAGAAGTAGGCAGACCAGTATAA
- a CDS encoding aspartate/glutamate/uridylate kinase: protein MRVVVKLGGSLMEDSLPVIKALLTRFGSCGDKECISILIIPGGGLFANTVRSVCEKYNIKDDAAHWMAILAMEQYAYYIQDKTGINTADSLEHIPFGVTMLLPYRTLKDKDELPHSWDVTADTIAAWIAKQFGAPSFVKVTDVDGIYAEDVVQQFLTADEVLKMGATCLDAALPLFLKENRMDCLIVNGKHPERVIDAVVGKDIVGTYIKGNI, encoded by the coding sequence ATGAGAGTTGTCGTGAAGCTTGGGGGAAGCCTTATGGAGGACTCACTGCCGGTCATAAAGGCATTACTGACACGCTTTGGGTCATGCGGGGACAAAGAGTGCATCTCCATCCTCATAATACCAGGAGGTGGTCTTTTTGCAAATACTGTCCGCTCGGTCTGTGAAAAGTACAATATAAAGGATGATGCAGCCCATTGGATGGCCATCCTTGCAATGGAACAATATGCATATTATATCCAGGATAAGACAGGTATAAACACTGCAGATTCACTGGAGCACATTCCCTTCGGAGTTACCATGCTGCTCCCTTACAGGACACTTAAGGATAAGGATGAATTGCCACATTCGTGGGATGTGACCGCTGACACCATAGCTGCATGGATAGCTAAACAGTTTGGTGCTCCGTCATTTGTGAAGGTGACAGATGTGGACGGAATATATGCAGAGGATGTTGTGCAGCAGTTCCTGACAGCAGACGAGGTTCTTAAAATGGGAGCCACTTGCCTGGATGCGGCGCTGCCTTTGTTCCTTAAGGAGAACCGTATGGATTGCCTGATAGTCAATGGGAAGCACCCGGAAAGAGTTATTGATGCTGTTGTTGGAAAAGATATCGTGGGGACTTACATCAAGGGGAATATTTAA